From one Candidatus Acididesulfobacter guangdongensis genomic stretch:
- a CDS encoding quinoprotein amine dehydrogenase, beta chain-like protein, which translates to MVKKNILILSVLFLILLSGFIIAIRISKNTDAGILVNKINKKILKPVDISKINYKHYIFKLPTGRFISPAGLLNKTPNFSTNVVTHGKYIAVVANGATFFQTITIYNRKTLKEVAQYRAYKEKKFKKRKFKKFKKIIYNPKKAHHSSLNKAFSQMVYAKNKNQDLYQGIDFASNGILYAAGGGVNNVVALKVGKNGKLRVIKKYYLKWQPFPKNQYPYQYQGHQNDKPYLFYPDSIAVSKNNKNLYVTGLLSNSVAKVNLKTGKASYANAGSYPFDVILADHGKRLVVSDWGSDSVTVLNAINLKPVGKILVGKKLSPLSYSPGVNPTGLIQLAGTPYVFVTDSNNDKIFEFNSQNLKVVRIFNDAPYPHAPYGSYPDGAAIYKGFMYVVNAGNNDISVFNIKTRKQAGLIPTAWYPTSIIISRGDIYVTDAKGLGSGPNVHFQWVGDMMEGAIEKISINKVMPQLKFWTKVVLHNDLFSLSQREKRKLADEKIDKFLRKHIKHVVFILRENKTFDEDLGDYSRAGKWADPHLDLYNQKELPNLYKLANDYGLFVNFDADGEVTAQGHQWTTGASDSDFVQRTWPEYYSGRGLVGNPGWTQPLRPLNLKDSYKYMPIYDSLLSLKHWSNPWISYPYGLYIYNDMLKHNTSFEVFGEFVSRNRIGDILPAMKKHIDLSSYGWDRFILDTQRAKVFLNFAKKKIKHHKFPSFVYIWLPDDHTAGSRPCYYTPDYYVANNDYATGEIVDYLSHSPVWKNTLVFITEDDAQSGADHINAHRTFAVMISPWVKKGVLIKKFYSQISIIKTIEAIFKISPMSQWDANTPVINTGWTDKPDMKPYNVVKMQVKPALNPGICKSYIDKMRLKLGKEGFWEAPANINNKNIDNRNKNQQLRRADNQHKNKKTVSNKNKLKLTEFKEVHNNKYQKNAHQVYNAKNFNSSKKIIKKDINSNGSEYYTPTSLLKISGPEQFKQEWIASKGLKSYEKVIAYIKKLAKKEGAPIGDILAGASPD; encoded by the coding sequence ATGGTTAAAAAAAATATTTTAATTTTATCGGTATTATTTCTAATATTATTATCAGGTTTTATTATTGCTATTAGAATAAGCAAAAATACCGATGCAGGAATCCTTGTAAATAAAATTAACAAAAAAATATTAAAACCGGTTGATATTTCAAAAATCAATTATAAGCATTATATTTTTAAGCTTCCTACCGGCAGATTTATATCCCCCGCAGGGTTATTAAATAAAACCCCTAATTTTTCTACAAATGTTGTAACTCATGGTAAATATATAGCTGTTGTGGCTAACGGCGCTACATTTTTTCAGACTATTACAATATATAACAGAAAAACTCTTAAAGAAGTAGCTCAGTATCGTGCGTATAAAGAAAAAAAATTTAAAAAAAGAAAATTTAAAAAATTTAAAAAAATAATTTATAATCCTAAAAAGGCGCATCATTCAAGTTTAAATAAAGCATTCAGCCAGATGGTATATGCAAAAAATAAAAATCAGGATCTTTATCAGGGGATTGACTTTGCTTCAAACGGTATTCTTTATGCGGCAGGCGGCGGAGTGAACAATGTCGTTGCTTTAAAAGTTGGGAAAAACGGTAAATTACGAGTTATAAAAAAATATTACTTAAAATGGCAGCCGTTTCCTAAAAATCAGTATCCATATCAGTATCAAGGACATCAAAATGATAAACCTTATCTGTTTTATCCTGACAGTATAGCAGTTTCAAAAAATAATAAAAATTTATATGTTACAGGACTCCTTTCAAACTCCGTTGCTAAAGTCAATTTAAAAACAGGTAAGGCGAGTTATGCAAACGCTGGTTCTTACCCTTTTGACGTAATATTGGCGGACCACGGCAAAAGATTGGTAGTTTCCGACTGGGGATCAGATAGCGTTACAGTATTAAATGCGATTAATTTAAAACCGGTCGGAAAAATTTTGGTCGGTAAAAAATTATCGCCTTTAAGCTATTCCCCCGGAGTCAATCCGACTGGATTGATACAGCTTGCCGGCACACCGTATGTATTTGTAACCGATTCAAATAATGATAAAATTTTCGAATTTAACTCGCAAAATTTAAAAGTTGTACGTATATTTAATGATGCGCCATATCCGCACGCTCCTTACGGCAGCTATCCAGACGGCGCAGCTATTTACAAGGGCTTTATGTATGTAGTGAATGCCGGCAATAATGATATAAGCGTTTTTAATATAAAAACAAGAAAGCAGGCTGGATTAATCCCTACAGCATGGTATCCGACATCTATAATTATTAGCAGAGGTGATATTTATGTTACTGATGCTAAAGGTTTAGGAAGCGGTCCTAATGTTCATTTTCAGTGGGTCGGCGATATGATGGAAGGGGCTATCGAAAAAATATCTATAAATAAAGTTATGCCTCAGCTCAAATTTTGGACAAAGGTTGTTCTGCATAACGATTTATTTAGTTTATCGCAGAGAGAAAAAAGAAAACTTGCCGATGAAAAAATTGATAAATTTTTGAGAAAACATATAAAACACGTAGTATTTATCCTTCGCGAAAATAAAACATTTGACGAAGATTTAGGAGATTACAGCCGTGCTGGAAAATGGGCAGACCCGCATCTTGACTTATATAATCAAAAAGAACTGCCTAATTTATATAAGCTGGCAAACGATTACGGGCTGTTTGTCAATTTCGATGCCGACGGCGAAGTAACGGCGCAGGGGCATCAATGGACTACCGGAGCATCAGATTCCGATTTTGTTCAAAGAACATGGCCGGAGTACTATTCAGGAAGAGGATTAGTAGGTAATCCGGGGTGGACGCAGCCGTTAAGACCGCTAAATTTAAAAGATAGTTATAAATATATGCCTATTTATGATAGCCTATTGAGCTTAAAACACTGGTCTAATCCATGGATAAGCTACCCTTACGGACTATATATATACAACGATATGTTAAAACATAATACGTCTTTTGAGGTTTTCGGCGAATTTGTTTCACGCAACAGGATAGGCGATATTTTACCTGCTATGAAAAAACATATAGATTTATCATCTTACGGATGGGATAGATTTATTCTTGATACCCAAAGGGCGAAAGTCTTTTTAAATTTCGCAAAGAAGAAAATAAAGCATCATAAATTTCCGTCTTTTGTTTATATATGGCTACCCGACGACCATACAGCAGGCAGCAGACCCTGTTATTATACGCCGGATTATTATGTTGCCAATAACGATTATGCGACAGGCGAAATAGTTGACTACTTGTCTCATTCTCCTGTATGGAAAAATACGCTTGTATTTATTACCGAAGACGATGCCCAATCGGGAGCAGACCATATAAATGCGCATAGAACATTTGCCGTTATGATCTCGCCGTGGGTAAAAAAAGGCGTTTTGATTAAGAAATTTTATTCGCAGATAAGTATTATTAAGACAATAGAAGCTATATTTAAGATTTCTCCTATGTCTCAATGGGATGCGAATACTCCGGTTATAAATACCGGCTGGACGGATAAACCCGATATGAAACCGTATAATGTAGTTAAGATGCAGGTTAAACCGGCGCTTAATCCCGGTATTTGCAAAAGCTATATAGATAAAATGCGGTTAAAATTAGGAAAAGAGGGTTTTTGGGAAGCCCCTGCAAATATTAATAATAAAAATATAGATAATAGAAATAAAAATCAACAATTAAGAAGGGCTGATAATCAACATAAAAATAAAAAGACAGTCAGTAATAAAAATAAGTTGAAATTAACAGAATTTAAAGAAGTGCATAATAATAAATATCAAAAAAATGCGCATCAAGTATATAATGCTAAAAATTTTAACAGCAGTAAAAAAATTATTAAAAAAGATATAAATAGTAACGGCTCAGAATATTATACGCCGACTTCATTATTAAAAATAAGCGGACCGGAACAATTTAAACAGGAATGGATTGCATCAAAGGGGTTAAAATCATATGAAAAAGTTATAGCTTACATAAAAAAATTAGCGAAAAAAGAAGGGGCACCCATCGGCGATATTTTAGCAGGAGCAAGCCCGGATTAA
- a CDS encoding TonB-dependent receptor: MRVMNCQRVIEQMTDRLSIVSGGGLYHYQDNPKKERNDSRSYILIKNQEGIGIEGVKSLNKKQYDSLNVKVNNVNYYKIIFKSLLLFIAAGMMLLFNTGLANADSNSATANANTLNSSNNVHLIPKVAVSAKEISKTKQLKKKVFKSSFSESLITKKQIKAVNNPMMGIASILSTKPSISAQSFGPNGMRTNIEMRAFNGGQITESFDGIPLNDIFNGSAQNFASVRNNVPFTLGDVSSINIYRGINNPSVNSFNSLGGTINYNAVMPSYKANGSIFGGYGSYATRNYGFDVNTGKLPGGIRMYIRITRNDSNGWMNNTSDKNHSYYLSLIKPYNENRSNVSFIYMRNDNTGFTPHSIPFLLEQKYGYTFNWPTSIDYSTNTDDSYYAILGWNNYVNKYFNFSNKAFYHNNRYYRTSYANPQCLSDVYNNPSSPIYNAAGQGVCDEITIDGQQPFYFANSPDKSVPAYGNYPLPYVTAAPALFGSAYYGTDYHLYRNTTDEAGDIPQFNVNLPYNKITFGGQFIFGTLRSAEYWYGNSNVPEATGYNDAWNEHDTRTNNTLYVQDKIQLLNNKLNIEPGIKYNTVNTSDADNVGFYDNSGTISNIYNYMEPSVGISYKLLKNWIVYGSWGKIQKVPDISAYYNILGEGTIDGNPYTPPLTVKPEYVTDYELGTRYKYHGLHLSLNGYKELFENTFSSSYNQTLGATYEYNAGNSTYEGIEFALSYKIDRYATVFGNWSYNTAFYTSNYYTAANIGYGSSTKNYFFSGEHIANVPRHLANIGFNGHMFNSQLKLWGTYTGQEISNNLNGEPVGPNYGGYWVFNGYLSHYFNFSKMGGALKEMHLKGVTLSLNIDNILNKQYNANVYEEYGTLNGSTYDYGVGLPGMPRFTMLTATVKF; encoded by the coding sequence ATGAGAGTTATGAATTGTCAACGCGTAATTGAACAAATGACTGACCGCCTCTCTATTGTCTCAGGGGGGGGGCTTTACCATTATCAAGATAACCCAAAAAAGGAAAGAAATGACAGCAGATCGTATATTTTAATAAAAAATCAGGAGGGAATAGGAATAGAAGGAGTAAAATCACTTAATAAAAAACAATATGACAGTTTAAATGTAAAAGTAAATAATGTAAATTATTATAAGATAATTTTTAAAAGTCTTTTATTATTTATTGCCGCAGGTATGATGCTTTTATTTAATACAGGGCTTGCAAATGCGGATAGTAATAGTGCAACTGCTAATGCAAACACGCTAAATAGTTCTAATAATGTACATTTAATACCGAAAGTGGCGGTAAGCGCAAAGGAAATATCAAAAACCAAACAGCTTAAGAAAAAAGTATTCAAATCATCGTTTTCCGAATCTCTTATCACAAAAAAGCAGATTAAAGCGGTAAATAATCCTATGATGGGCATCGCATCTATATTATCAACCAAACCGAGTATAAGCGCTCAATCATTCGGTCCGAATGGGATGCGCACTAATATTGAAATGAGAGCATTTAACGGCGGGCAGATAACCGAATCTTTTGACGGAATACCATTGAATGACATATTTAACGGCTCGGCCCAAAATTTTGCTTCCGTTAGAAATAATGTCCCTTTTACTTTAGGAGATGTTTCATCTATCAATATTTACAGAGGAATAAACAATCCAAGTGTTAATTCATTTAATTCTCTCGGCGGCACTATAAATTATAATGCCGTTATGCCGTCTTATAAAGCAAACGGTTCAATATTCGGCGGATACGGTTCTTATGCAACGAGAAATTACGGATTTGATGTAAATACAGGCAAGCTTCCCGGCGGCATAAGGATGTATATCAGAATTACGAGAAACGATTCAAACGGATGGATGAATAATACATCGGATAAAAACCATTCGTACTATCTTTCGTTAATTAAACCGTATAATGAAAACAGGTCAAACGTATCATTTATTTATATGAGGAATGACAATACAGGTTTTACTCCTCATTCTATCCCGTTCCTATTGGAACAAAAATACGGGTATACATTTAATTGGCCGACTTCAATAGATTATTCAACTAATACTGACGATAGCTATTACGCTATTCTTGGCTGGAACAATTATGTAAATAAATATTTTAATTTCTCAAATAAAGCTTTTTATCATAATAACCGTTACTATAGAACTTCATATGCTAATCCACAGTGTCTTTCAGATGTTTATAATAATCCGTCAAGTCCAATTTATAATGCTGCAGGACAAGGAGTATGCGATGAAATAACGATAGACGGACAACAGCCGTTTTATTTTGCCAATAGTCCTGATAAATCTGTACCTGCTTATGGAAACTATCCGCTTCCTTATGTTACGGCAGCACCTGCATTATTTGGTTCGGCTTATTACGGAACAGATTATCACTTATATAGAAATACCACAGATGAAGCAGGGGATATTCCGCAATTTAACGTAAATTTGCCGTACAATAAAATAACATTCGGTGGTCAATTTATATTCGGCACTCTTCGTTCTGCAGAATATTGGTACGGCAATTCAAATGTTCCTGAAGCAACAGGCTATAATGACGCATGGAATGAACATGATACTAGAACTAACAATACTTTGTATGTTCAGGACAAGATACAATTATTGAATAATAAACTGAATATAGAACCTGGAATTAAATACAACACTGTTAATACAAGCGATGCAGATAATGTCGGTTTTTATGATAATTCTGGAACTATTTCAAATATTTATAATTATATGGAACCGTCCGTTGGTATCAGTTATAAACTTTTAAAAAACTGGATTGTTTACGGTTCATGGGGTAAAATTCAAAAAGTTCCTGACATTTCGGCTTATTACAATATTTTAGGGGAAGGAACCATAGACGGGAATCCTTATACACCTCCATTAACTGTTAAACCTGAATATGTAACAGATTATGAACTTGGGACTAGATATAAATATCACGGTTTGCATTTATCTCTTAATGGATATAAAGAATTATTTGAGAACACATTCAGTTCTTCGTATAATCAGACATTAGGCGCTACTTATGAATATAATGCAGGCAATTCAACATATGAGGGCATTGAATTTGCTTTAAGTTACAAAATTGACAGATATGCAACTGTTTTCGGCAACTGGTCATATAACACTGCATTTTATACATCAAATTATTATACGGCTGCAAACATAGGCTATGGCAGTAGCACAAAAAACTATTTTTTTTCAGGCGAACACATTGCAAATGTTCCAAGGCATTTAGCAAATATCGGATTTAACGGTCACATGTTTAATTCTCAATTAAAATTATGGGGAACGTATACAGGTCAGGAAATAAGCAATAATTTAAACGGAGAACCTGTCGGACCAAATTACGGCGGATACTGGGTATTTAACGGATACTTAAGCCATTATTTCAATTTCAGTAAAATGGGCGGCGCATTGAAAGAAATGCATCTTAAAGGTGTTACGCTTTCTTTAAACATTGACAATATTTTAAATAAGCAATATAACGCGAATGTATATGAAGAATATGGAACATTGAATGGCTCAACATATGATTATGGGGTTGGTTTACCAGGTATGCCGAGGTTTACGATGTTGACGGCAACTGTTAAATTTTAA
- a CDS encoding GNAT family N-acetyltransferase, with protein sequence MNYFIRDMVLSDFEDVAKNYYLRYEELKFNPKLGVSVKKEPPTFSEELDFFVNLYKRIIDGDVLCKVAIIDDNVVGIVSVQRLAKGYEHDHIGILGVDINEKFRNFGIGQALLKTIINDSKAKFELLTLEVSVVNEIAIHIYEKIGFSQYGLKPKALKRGNSYFDYILMYMEV encoded by the coding sequence ATGAATTATTTTATCAGAGATATGGTATTATCAGATTTTGAAGATGTTGCAAAAAATTACTATTTACGTTATGAAGAATTAAAATTTAATCCAAAGCTTGGAGTTAGCGTTAAAAAGGAACCGCCTACATTTAGTGAAGAACTTGATTTTTTCGTAAACCTATATAAAAGAATAATTGATGGGGACGTTTTATGTAAAGTTGCAATAATTGATGACAATGTTGTTGGAATTGTCAGCGTTCAACGGTTAGCCAAAGGATATGAGCATGACCACATTGGAATATTGGGTGTAGATATAAATGAAAAATTTAGAAATTTCGGTATAGGTCAAGCTTTGTTAAAAACTATTATTAACGATTCAAAGGCTAAATTTGAACTATTGACTTTAGAAGTATCCGTTGTTAATGAAATTGCAATACATATTTATGAAAAAATTGGATTTTCGCAGTACGGACTAAAGCCTAAAGCGTTAAAAAGGGGAAATAGTTATTTTGACTACATTCTAATGTATATGGAAGTTTAA
- a CDS encoding HEPN domain-containing protein has protein sequence MEAICFHCQQAAEKYLKAYLAYNNKEIKKTHEVIDIIKIVKELEENKMPITINLEDDPFYLEGKAEGMSAAKKTYVINSYKNLNLSPEQIASIVNDTAENVIAILQEEGL, from the coding sequence ATTGAAGCAATTTGTTTTCATTGTCAGCAAGCAGCAGAAAAATATTTAAAGGCTTATTTAGCTTATAACAATAAAGAAATTAAAAAAACTCATGAAGTAATAGATATAATTAAAATAGTAAAAGAACTGGAGGAAAACAAAATGCCTATAACTATAAACTTAGAAGACGACCCATTTTATCTTGAAGGAAAAGCCGAAGGTATGAGTGCCGCTAAAAAAACTTATGTTATAAACTCTTATAAAAATCTTAATCTTTCTCCTGAGCAGATTGCTTCTATTGTTAACGATACTGCCGAAAATGTCATTGCCATATTACAAGAAGAAGGGTTATAA
- a CDS encoding nucleotidyltransferase domain-containing protein, producing the protein MNNINIQYKDTENTVVILHKAKKIITEEIEKADYKVEAIYLFGSRARGDYKEDSDRDFFVITDKNILKEDMKLMLRSIRRKMADDNISNDVIVKSRYIYENQKRDTGFLSYYVNKKGISL; encoded by the coding sequence ATGAACAATATAAATATACAATATAAAGATACAGAAAATACGGTAGTTATACTTCATAAAGCCAAAAAAATAATTACTGAAGAAATAGAAAAAGCCGACTACAAAGTCGAAGCTATCTACCTTTTCGGTTCAAGGGCAAGGGGAGACTATAAAGAAGACAGTGACCGGGATTTCTTTGTGATTACGGATAAGAACATACTTAAGGAAGATATGAAATTAATGTTGCGCAGTATCCGCAGAAAAATGGCTGACGACAATATATCTAACGACGTAATCGTTAAATCTAGATATATATATGAAAATCAAAAAAGGGATACCGGATTTTTATCATATTATGTTAATAAAAAAGGGATAAGTTTATGA
- a CDS encoding nucleotidyltransferase domain-containing protein, with protein MKKSAEILLNKAEKEFFNGKGAEIFLFGSRAKGNFRPTSDIDLAVLSEGDISYKISLLKEILENSNLAQKVDIIELKKAPQLKSVVDSDGIRWI; from the coding sequence ATGAAGAAATCTGCCGAAATATTATTAAACAAAGCAGAAAAGGAATTTTTCAACGGCAAAGGAGCAGAAATTTTTTTATTCGGCTCCAGGGCAAAAGGAAATTTCCGTCCAACATCCGATATAGATTTGGCGGTTTTATCCGAAGGCGATATTTCTTATAAGATATCTTTGCTTAAAGAAATTTTAGAAAACAGTAATTTAGCTCAAAAAGTAGACATAATAGAATTAAAAAAAGCTCCTCAATTAAAGTCTGTAGTTGACAGTGACGGTATAAGATGGATTTAA
- a CDS encoding type II toxin-antitoxin system VapB family antitoxin, which translates to MRTNIDLNDYLINEAIRLTKIKTKKEIVNLTLEEFVTNCKKKNLTEIKGKIKFADNYDYKTLRQEK; encoded by the coding sequence ATGAGAACAAATATTGATTTAAACGATTATTTAATTAATGAGGCTATCAGACTGACAAAAATAAAAACAAAAAAAGAAATTGTAAATTTAACGCTGGAAGAATTTGTAACTAATTGCAAGAAAAAGAATTTAACTGAAATAAAAGGTAAAATAAAATTCGCTGATAATTATGATTATAAAACATTAAGACAGGAAAAATAA